A region from the Triticum aestivum cultivar Chinese Spring chromosome 3D, IWGSC CS RefSeq v2.1, whole genome shotgun sequence genome encodes:
- the LOC123077705 gene encoding probable serine/threonine-protein kinase At1g54610 isoform X1, which translates to MGCVCGRPAAIDDGRCGQTPPSAGKLSAAGAAVPRREEEARKQARARDEALERRRAAAMAMAACQVRSPVPRALEAEQVAAGWPPWLASVAAEAVRGWVPRRAESFEKLDKIGQGTYSNVYRARDLEKQKIVALKKVRFDNLEPESVKFMAREILILRRLDHPNIIKLEGLVTSRMSCSLYLVFEYMEHDLAGLASFPGLKLTEPQVKCYMQQLLRGLEHCHSRHILHRDIKGSNLLIDNRGILKIADFGLASFFDPEQRHPLTSRVVTLWYRPPELLLGATNYGVAVDLWSTGCILAELYAGKPIMPGRTEVEQLHKIFKLCGSPSEDYWRKSKLPHATIFKPQHPYARRVTDTFKDFPSPALALVDVLLSVDPADRRTASSALQSEFFTTKPYACNPSSLPRYPPSKEYDAKRRDEEGRRQGTAGGKQHPERRTRESKAVPAPDANAELVSSLQKRQAQANTKSRSEMFNPCKEDSASGFPIEPPSSTHIIELSGDSKHVYPTRTFHSGPLVNPSKTGTSKHGEHHVRAVAEPRNFPVVVSAKSDARPDDSNVIGFTQAEAFAHGRRLSESINGHFSGSGKYDQVFHQKDDKSAGRVDGGAIGYGSKGNKIHHSGPLTSCPSGNVDEILKENDRQIQEVFRRTRVEKSRVRRAHGHAGEAGLRDFGAVPVFPSSRSSYRAAPQ; encoded by the exons ATGGGCTGCGTGTGCGGCCGCCCCGCGGCCATCGACGACGGCCGGTGCGGCCAGACGCCCCCTTCGGCGGGGAAGCTCTCGGCGGCCGGAGCGGCCGTgccgaggagggaggaggaggcgcggaaGCAGGCGAGGGCGCGGGATGAGGCGCTGGAGAGGAGGCGGGCGGCCGCGATGGCCATGGCAGCGTGCCAGGTGAGGAGCCCGGTGCCGAGGGCGCTGGAGGCGGAGCAGGTGGCGGCAGGGTGGCCCCCGTGgctcgcctccgtcgccgccgagGCCGTGCGCGGCTGGGTGCCGCGCCGCGCCGAGTCGTTCGAGAAGCTCGACAAG ATTGGTCAGGGAACATACAGTAATGTCTACAGAGCTCGTGATCTTGAAAAACAGAAGATTGTTGCTCTAAAGAAAGTACGCTTTGATAATTTGGAGCCCGAGAGTGTGAAATTCATGGCCAGGGAAATCCTCATTTTGCGGCGGCTTGATCATCCAAATATTATTAAGCTGGAGGGTCTAGTAACTTCAAGGATGTCTTGTAGCTTATATCTTGTTTTTGAGTACATGGAGCACGACCTAGCTGGCCTAGCTTCTTTTCCTGGACTAAAATTGACAGAGCCTCAG GTTAAATGTTACATGCAACAGCTACTCCGTGGCCTTGAGCATTGTCATAGTCGTCACATTCTGCACCGTGATATTAAGGGTTCCAATCTCTTGATTGATAACCGAGGCATACTGAAGATAGCTGATTTTGGATTAGCAAGTTTCTTTGATCCTGAACAAAGGCACCCTTTGACTAGTCGTGTGGTCACACTTTGGTATAGACCACCAGAACTTCTGCTTGGTGCCACAAATTATGGTGTTGCTGTAGATCTGTGGAGTACTGGCTGCATTCTTGCTGAGCTATATGCTGGCAAGCCTATCATGCCTGGTAGAACAGAG GTTGAGCAGTTGCATAAAATATTTAAACTCTGTGGTTCGCCATCAGAGGACTATTGGAGGAAGTCTAAACTTCCCCATGCAACCATTTTTAAGCCACAGCATCCATATGCAAGGCGTGTTACAGACACATTTAAAGACTTCCCTTCACCTGCTCTAGCATTAGTAGATGTTCTTCTTTCAGTAGACCCAGCCGATCGACGGACAGCGTCTTCTGCGTTGCAAAGTGAG TTTTTTACAACAAAACCATATGCTTGCAATCCTTCAAGTTTGCCAAGATATCCCCCCAGCAAAGAGTATGATGCAAAACGCCGAGATGAGGAAGGTCGAAG GCAAGGTACTGCTGGAGGAAAGCAACATCCTGAAAGACGAACTAGAGAGTCAAAAGCAGTCCCTGCACCTGATGCAAATGCAGAACTAGTGTCATCTTTGCAG AAGAGGCAAGCCCAAGCCAATACCAAGAGCAGGAGTGAGATGTTCAATCCTTGCAAGGAAGACTCCGCATCTGGATTTCCAATCGAACCACCCAGTTCAACTCACATCATTGAATTGTCCGGAGACTCCAAACACGTCTACCCAACGAGAACCTTCCATTCTGGGCCTTTAGTTAACCCATCAAAGACTGGAACAAGCAAACATGGCGAACATCATGTACGTGCCGTTGCGGAACCCCGGAATTTCCCTGTGGTTGTATCAGCAAAATCAGATGCGCGTCCGGATGATAGCAATGTGATCGGGTTTACTCAAGCTGAAGCATTTGCTCATGGGCGGAGGCTGTCTGAATCTATCAACGGGCACTTCAGTGGTAGCGGGAAGTACGACCAAGTATTCCACCAGAAAGATGACAAGAGCGCCGGCAGGGTGGATGGAGGAGCTATT GGCTACGGATCCAAAGGCAACAAGATCCATCATTCCGGGCCTCTGACCTCCTGCCCTTCGGGCAACGTCGACGAGATCCTCAAGGAGAACGACCGGCAAATCCAGGAGGTCTTCCGGCGAACCCGGGTGGAGAAGTCGAGGGTGAGGAGGGCCCATGGGCACGCCGGGGAGGCCGGCCTGAGAGACTTCGGCGCCGTCCCGGTCTTCCCTTCCAGCCGCTCCAGCTACCGAGCCGCGCCCCAGTAG
- the LOC123077705 gene encoding probable serine/threonine-protein kinase At1g54610 isoform X2 yields MGCVCGRPAAIDDGRCGQTPPSAGKLSAAGAAVPRREEEARKQARARDEALERRRAAAMAMAACQVRSPVPRALEAEQVAAGWPPWLASVAAEAVRGWVPRRAESFEKLDKIGQGTYSNVYRARDLEKQKIVALKKVRFDNLEPESVKFMAREILILRRLDHPNIIKLEGLVTSRMSCSLYLVFEYMEHDLAGLASFPGLKLTEPQVKCYMQQLLRGLEHCHSRHILHRDIKGSNLLIDNRGILKIADFGLASFFDPEQRHPLTSRVVTLWYRPPELLLGATNYGVAVDLWSTGCILAELYAGKPIMPGRTEVEQLHKIFKLCGSPSEDYWRKSKLPHATIFKPQHPYARRVTDTFKDFPSPALALVDVLLSVDPADRRTASSALQSEFFTTKPYACNPSSLPRYPPSKEYDAKRRDEEGRRQGTAGGKQHPERRTRESKAVPAPDANAELVSSLQRQAQANTKSRSEMFNPCKEDSASGFPIEPPSSTHIIELSGDSKHVYPTRTFHSGPLVNPSKTGTSKHGEHHVRAVAEPRNFPVVVSAKSDARPDDSNVIGFTQAEAFAHGRRLSESINGHFSGSGKYDQVFHQKDDKSAGRVDGGAIGYGSKGNKIHHSGPLTSCPSGNVDEILKENDRQIQEVFRRTRVEKSRVRRAHGHAGEAGLRDFGAVPVFPSSRSSYRAAPQ; encoded by the exons ATGGGCTGCGTGTGCGGCCGCCCCGCGGCCATCGACGACGGCCGGTGCGGCCAGACGCCCCCTTCGGCGGGGAAGCTCTCGGCGGCCGGAGCGGCCGTgccgaggagggaggaggaggcgcggaaGCAGGCGAGGGCGCGGGATGAGGCGCTGGAGAGGAGGCGGGCGGCCGCGATGGCCATGGCAGCGTGCCAGGTGAGGAGCCCGGTGCCGAGGGCGCTGGAGGCGGAGCAGGTGGCGGCAGGGTGGCCCCCGTGgctcgcctccgtcgccgccgagGCCGTGCGCGGCTGGGTGCCGCGCCGCGCCGAGTCGTTCGAGAAGCTCGACAAG ATTGGTCAGGGAACATACAGTAATGTCTACAGAGCTCGTGATCTTGAAAAACAGAAGATTGTTGCTCTAAAGAAAGTACGCTTTGATAATTTGGAGCCCGAGAGTGTGAAATTCATGGCCAGGGAAATCCTCATTTTGCGGCGGCTTGATCATCCAAATATTATTAAGCTGGAGGGTCTAGTAACTTCAAGGATGTCTTGTAGCTTATATCTTGTTTTTGAGTACATGGAGCACGACCTAGCTGGCCTAGCTTCTTTTCCTGGACTAAAATTGACAGAGCCTCAG GTTAAATGTTACATGCAACAGCTACTCCGTGGCCTTGAGCATTGTCATAGTCGTCACATTCTGCACCGTGATATTAAGGGTTCCAATCTCTTGATTGATAACCGAGGCATACTGAAGATAGCTGATTTTGGATTAGCAAGTTTCTTTGATCCTGAACAAAGGCACCCTTTGACTAGTCGTGTGGTCACACTTTGGTATAGACCACCAGAACTTCTGCTTGGTGCCACAAATTATGGTGTTGCTGTAGATCTGTGGAGTACTGGCTGCATTCTTGCTGAGCTATATGCTGGCAAGCCTATCATGCCTGGTAGAACAGAG GTTGAGCAGTTGCATAAAATATTTAAACTCTGTGGTTCGCCATCAGAGGACTATTGGAGGAAGTCTAAACTTCCCCATGCAACCATTTTTAAGCCACAGCATCCATATGCAAGGCGTGTTACAGACACATTTAAAGACTTCCCTTCACCTGCTCTAGCATTAGTAGATGTTCTTCTTTCAGTAGACCCAGCCGATCGACGGACAGCGTCTTCTGCGTTGCAAAGTGAG TTTTTTACAACAAAACCATATGCTTGCAATCCTTCAAGTTTGCCAAGATATCCCCCCAGCAAAGAGTATGATGCAAAACGCCGAGATGAGGAAGGTCGAAG GCAAGGTACTGCTGGAGGAAAGCAACATCCTGAAAGACGAACTAGAGAGTCAAAAGCAGTCCCTGCACCTGATGCAAATGCAGAACTAGTGTCATCTTTGCAG AGGCAAGCCCAAGCCAATACCAAGAGCAGGAGTGAGATGTTCAATCCTTGCAAGGAAGACTCCGCATCTGGATTTCCAATCGAACCACCCAGTTCAACTCACATCATTGAATTGTCCGGAGACTCCAAACACGTCTACCCAACGAGAACCTTCCATTCTGGGCCTTTAGTTAACCCATCAAAGACTGGAACAAGCAAACATGGCGAACATCATGTACGTGCCGTTGCGGAACCCCGGAATTTCCCTGTGGTTGTATCAGCAAAATCAGATGCGCGTCCGGATGATAGCAATGTGATCGGGTTTACTCAAGCTGAAGCATTTGCTCATGGGCGGAGGCTGTCTGAATCTATCAACGGGCACTTCAGTGGTAGCGGGAAGTACGACCAAGTATTCCACCAGAAAGATGACAAGAGCGCCGGCAGGGTGGATGGAGGAGCTATT GGCTACGGATCCAAAGGCAACAAGATCCATCATTCCGGGCCTCTGACCTCCTGCCCTTCGGGCAACGTCGACGAGATCCTCAAGGAGAACGACCGGCAAATCCAGGAGGTCTTCCGGCGAACCCGGGTGGAGAAGTCGAGGGTGAGGAGGGCCCATGGGCACGCCGGGGAGGCCGGCCTGAGAGACTTCGGCGCCGTCCCGGTCTTCCCTTCCAGCCGCTCCAGCTACCGAGCCGCGCCCCAGTAG